The following proteins come from a genomic window of Paenibacillus swuensis:
- a CDS encoding metal ABC transporter permease, producing MDILFSDFFQRAIIGGLLIGLAAPLLGIFLVLRRLSMIGDTLAHVSIAGVAFGFIMNIYPLAMGLVFSIVAAFGIEKLRKAYKTYAELSIAIIMSGGVALATFLFSQGKGFNLNVTSYLFGSIYTLNELDVYIVGVVTLFVVGVVFFLFKEFFLLSFDEDAAGVSGLPTRYLNMVITVLTALVISVSIKIVGALLVSALLTIPVASSLVVSKGFKHTLILAVIYSEVAVVAGLLIAGLYNYAPGATIVLSLIAMLVLTLGVKRSFRI from the coding sequence TTGGATATTTTATTTAGCGATTTTTTTCAGCGGGCCATTATCGGAGGATTGCTAATCGGTCTTGCCGCGCCGCTCTTGGGCATATTTCTGGTGCTCCGCCGTTTATCCATGATTGGTGATACGCTGGCCCATGTTTCCATCGCCGGTGTTGCATTTGGATTTATTATGAACATCTATCCGCTCGCTATGGGCTTGGTTTTTTCCATCGTTGCGGCCTTCGGAATCGAGAAGCTGCGGAAAGCCTATAAAACCTACGCGGAGTTATCGATTGCTATTATTATGTCAGGCGGCGTGGCTTTGGCAACCTTCTTGTTTTCACAAGGCAAAGGGTTTAATCTGAACGTAACGTCCTACTTGTTTGGCAGCATTTATACTCTGAATGAGTTGGATGTATACATTGTAGGGGTTGTTACGTTGTTTGTTGTTGGCGTGGTCTTCTTTCTGTTCAAGGAGTTCTTCTTGCTTTCATTCGATGAAGACGCGGCGGGAGTCAGCGGTTTGCCCACACGCTACTTAAACATGGTAATAACGGTGCTCACCGCATTGGTAATATCTGTGAGCATCAAGATTGTCGGAGCTTTGCTGGTATCGGCTTTACTGACAATTCCGGTGGCGTCAAGTCTTGTGGTTTCCAAGGGCTTTAAGCATACGCTGATTCTGGCGGTCATTTATTCGGAAGTCGCTGTTGTAGCGGGCTTATTAATTGCCGGATTATATAATTACGCGCCCGGCGCGACCATCGTGCTGTCTTTGATTGCGATGCTTGTCCTTACTCTGGGTGTGAAGCGGAGTTTTAGAATATAA
- the yidD gene encoding membrane protein insertion efficiency factor YidD: MKGISRTLKLPIQAYRRWISPLKPPTCRFYPTCSAYALEAIEIHGAAKGSWLAARRICKCHPFHPGGLDPVPPKRITDLS; encoded by the coding sequence ATGAAGGGGATATCACGAACGCTGAAGTTGCCGATTCAAGCCTACCGCAGATGGATTTCACCGCTTAAGCCTCCTACTTGCCGGTTTTACCCGACTTGTTCGGCTTATGCTTTAGAGGCCATTGAAATTCATGGGGCGGCTAAAGGATCATGGCTTGCTGCCAGAAGGATCTGTAAATGCCATCCGTTTCATCCGGGCGGTCTGGATCCGGTCCCGCCGAAACGAATAACGGACTTATCATAA
- a CDS encoding class I SAM-dependent methyltransferase, whose translation MQVQLGCGFHKQKGFVGIDRFAVAGVDVVCDLDKGLPLEKNSVDVLVASHSLQFVDNLMYVMREIYRVCRHKAIVYIIAPYAHSQCHIGNPYNRYLFNEHTPRFFTGVDTYRAGSQPEVTPSEFVMDEDDPQPIPPEGRLPLFDPDGTQGPGMDLRLLSMEYSYFPEYRSSLLDEEERQLLRETQMNVVDEILYCFAVVKQDVSEEEWTELSARERTLSFDGFELEELTSHTIDCTQPVTEEIVDEQTTEPGADWTEESTVMQAENVQGVADVAEEIEAPQESPGHQPPSVVVNPRRKGRKGTKTANKKKVHRLVGKRSKSSKAGSSGSKRKSLSRNRG comes from the coding sequence ATGCAGGTTCAACTAGGCTGTGGTTTTCATAAGCAAAAAGGATTTGTGGGGATTGACCGGTTCGCTGTTGCCGGTGTGGATGTCGTTTGTGATTTGGATAAAGGTTTGCCTCTGGAGAAAAATTCGGTTGATGTACTTGTAGCGTCTCATTCCCTGCAATTTGTCGACAACTTAATGTATGTCATGCGGGAGATTTATCGGGTATGTCGCCATAAAGCCATCGTATACATTATTGCGCCGTATGCTCACTCGCAATGTCATATAGGCAATCCATACAACCGATACCTCTTTAACGAACATACCCCTCGTTTCTTTACAGGTGTGGATACTTACAGAGCCGGATCGCAACCGGAAGTTACCCCGTCCGAATTTGTTATGGATGAAGATGATCCCCAGCCCATTCCGCCCGAAGGGAGATTGCCTTTGTTTGATCCGGACGGTACTCAGGGACCGGGTATGGACTTAAGGCTGCTGAGTATGGAATATTCCTACTTTCCCGAGTATCGGTCGTCCTTGCTGGACGAGGAAGAACGGCAACTGCTGAGGGAAACCCAGATGAATGTAGTGGATGAAATTCTATATTGTTTCGCAGTAGTAAAGCAAGACGTTTCCGAAGAGGAGTGGACCGAGCTTTCCGCGAGAGAACGAACATTATCTTTTGACGGGTTTGAACTTGAGGAGCTAACTTCACATACAATAGACTGTACTCAACCGGTAACGGAAGAAATTGTGGATGAGCAAACAACGGAGCCTGGGGCAGATTGGACTGAGGAGTCAACCGTTATGCAGGCGGAGAATGTTCAAGGAGTGGCGGACGTAGCCGAAGAAATTGAAGCCCCTCAGGAGAGCCCTGGACATCAGCCGCCTTCCGTAGTAGTTAATCCGCGCAGAAAAGGTAGAAAAGGGACTAAAACAGCGAACAAGAAGAAGGTGCATCGGCTTGTCGGCAAGCGAAGTAAATCGAGTAAAGCCGGATCCTCGGGATCCAAACGAAAATCATTATCCCGCAATCGCGGTTAA
- a CDS encoding Fur family transcriptional regulator, which translates to MAGQGLRITDQRKTLARLFAEADGYLTAKDVYDAMGNTYSGLSFDTVYRNLRVLHELGVLEQFVFEDGIKFKVHCQEAHHHHHLICLQCEKTYPLVFCPMDMGCQVPDDFQVVRHKFEVFGYCNDCKQEK; encoded by the coding sequence ATGGCCGGACAAGGCTTGCGCATTACAGATCAGAGAAAGACACTTGCCCGGCTGTTCGCGGAAGCTGACGGATATTTAACGGCTAAGGATGTATATGACGCCATGGGAAATACGTATTCCGGTCTAAGCTTTGATACCGTTTATCGAAATTTAAGAGTATTGCATGAACTGGGCGTATTAGAGCAATTTGTATTTGAAGACGGGATTAAATTCAAGGTGCATTGTCAGGAAGCGCATCATCATCACCACTTGATTTGTCTGCAGTGCGAGAAAACGTATCCGCTCGTATTCTGTCCCATGGATATGGGTTGTCAGGTTCCTGATGACTTTCAAGTGGTGCGTCACAAGTTTGAAGTATTCGGATATTGTAACGATTGTAAACAGGAGAAGTGA
- the metG gene encoding methionine--tRNA ligase, whose product MSENQKTFYITTPIYYPSDKLHIGHAYTTVAGDAMARYKRLRGYDVWYLTGTDEHGQKIERAAESKNQTPQQFVDGIVSGIRQLWDKLEIQYDDFIRTTEDRHKEVVARIFAKLLEQGDIYKGDYEGWYCTPCESFFLERQLVNGNCPDCGRPVELVKEESYFFRMSKYADRLLQYYEEHPDFIQPESRKNEMINNFIKPGLEDLAVSRTTFEWGVKVPGDPKHVIYVWIDALSNYITALGYDTENPEKYNKYWPAAVHLVGKEIVRFHTIYWPIMLMALDLPLPKKVFGHGWLLMKDGKMSKSKGNVVDPVTLIERYGLDALRYYLLREVPFGSDGTFTPESFIDRINSDLANDLGNLLNRTVAMIDKYFGGEVPAHVPDATPFDAALVETADAAVSKAEEALENMEFSVALSAIWTLVSRTNKYIDETQPWTLAKDESKREVLGSVMYHLAESLRIVSVMLQPFLTRTPRQIWAQLGVAEGTLTEWDSVHRFGALAAGTRVAKGEPLFPRLEAGPEVAYIAEAMGGGTVPAAAAGDEAPAGGTAPQASAVAQPEAAAEINIDDFAKVELRVAQVLAAEPVAKADKLLKLQLDLGYEQRQVVSGIAKFYSPEEMVGKKVICVTNLKPVKLRGEMSQGMILAASHGDKLTLATVPDDMPNGAIVK is encoded by the coding sequence ATGTCAGAGAACCAAAAAACATTTTATATTACAACCCCCATTTATTATCCAAGCGATAAACTGCATATCGGTCATGCTTACACAACCGTTGCAGGGGATGCTATGGCTCGTTACAAGCGTTTAAGAGGATATGACGTCTGGTATTTAACAGGTACGGATGAGCATGGACAAAAGATTGAACGCGCCGCTGAAAGCAAGAACCAAACGCCTCAGCAATTTGTGGACGGCATCGTTTCGGGCATCAGGCAGTTGTGGGATAAACTCGAAATCCAATATGATGACTTTATACGTACAACCGAAGACCGCCACAAGGAAGTTGTGGCGCGCATATTCGCCAAGCTGCTGGAGCAGGGGGACATCTATAAGGGAGACTATGAAGGCTGGTATTGCACGCCTTGTGAGTCCTTTTTCCTAGAGAGGCAGCTAGTGAACGGAAACTGTCCGGATTGCGGACGTCCCGTTGAGCTGGTGAAGGAAGAAAGTTATTTCTTCCGGATGAGTAAGTACGCCGACAGACTTCTGCAGTACTATGAAGAGCATCCTGATTTTATTCAGCCGGAATCCCGCAAAAACGAGATGATTAACAACTTCATTAAGCCGGGATTGGAGGATTTGGCTGTTTCCCGGACAACGTTCGAGTGGGGAGTCAAAGTGCCGGGCGATCCCAAGCATGTCATCTATGTTTGGATTGACGCGCTGTCAAACTATATTACCGCTCTCGGTTATGACACGGAAAATCCGGAGAAGTATAACAAGTATTGGCCGGCCGCTGTTCATCTGGTAGGCAAAGAAATCGTACGTTTTCATACGATTTACTGGCCGATTATGCTGATGGCGCTTGACTTGCCGTTGCCAAAGAAAGTATTCGGTCATGGTTGGCTTCTAATGAAGGACGGCAAAATGTCAAAGTCCAAAGGAAATGTCGTTGACCCGGTTACACTGATCGAGCGTTACGGTCTGGATGCGCTTCGCTATTACCTGCTGCGTGAAGTTCCGTTCGGTTCGGACGGCACCTTCACTCCCGAAAGCTTCATTGACCGGATCAATTCGGATTTGGCGAATGATCTGGGCAATCTGTTGAATCGCACGGTAGCGATGATCGACAAGTACTTTGGCGGTGAAGTACCGGCACATGTTCCGGACGCGACCCCGTTTGATGCCGCTTTAGTCGAAACCGCTGACGCCGCGGTTTCCAAAGCGGAAGAGGCGCTGGAGAACATGGAGTTCTCCGTCGCGCTAAGCGCCATCTGGACACTTGTGAGCCGCACCAACAAGTATATTGACGAAACGCAGCCTTGGACACTGGCCAAGGATGAGAGCAAGCGCGAGGTGCTGGGCTCGGTCATGTACCACCTCGCGGAAAGTCTGCGCATCGTATCCGTGATGCTGCAGCCTTTCTTAACCCGCACGCCGCGCCAGATCTGGGCGCAGCTTGGCGTAGCGGAAGGCACGCTGACCGAGTGGGACAGCGTGCACCGCTTCGGCGCCTTGGCAGCGGGCACCCGCGTGGCCAAGGGCGAGCCGCTCTTTCCCCGGCTGGAGGCGGGGCCGGAAGTCGCCTACATCGCGGAAGCGATGGGCGGCGGAACGGTTCCGGCTGCCGCGGCCGGGGACGAGGCGCCTGCGGGGGGCACAGCCCCGCAGGCAAGCGCAGTCGCGCAGCCGGAAGCGGCCGCGGAAATCAACATAGACGATTTCGCGAAGGTGGAGCTGCGCGTGGCGCAGGTTCTTGCTGCCGAGCCGGTGGCGAAGGCGGATAAGCTGCTGAAACTGCAGCTGGATCTGGGCTACGAGCAGCGGCAAGTGGTTTCAGGCATCGCGAAGTTCTATTCGCCCGAGGAGATGGTCGGGAAGAAGGTCATCTGCGTGACGAACCTGAAACCGGTAAAGCTCCGCGGGGAGATGTCGCAAGGGATGATCCTGGCGGCTTCGCACGGTGATAAGCTAACGCTGGCAACCGTACCGGATGACATGCCAAACGGAGCTATTGTGAAATAA
- a CDS encoding GerAB/ArcD/ProY family transporter, giving the protein MMSNQISVRQLFCMVVLFELGSAIVVGLGMDAGQDAWIAILLGMFSGLAAVHLYAYLHERSSGKEWTDHIVNVFGPWIGTAIALGYIIYFLYIAGRVLRDFGALLISSSLNLTSPIPVAIVMGFVVLYAYLKGIESFARSGEMVMEIMVLIGIFLALLISFSDIIRPENTLPVLGEGWKPVLSTAYPLTSTFPFGELIAFLMIFPNVRTSTKSGIRTVMVKAVLASGAILTVVIWTDIAVLGAKRASLEHFPLLTVIGRISIGSFIQRMDAFAISILILGVFYKVTVFFYASVQGFTTLMKLNQPQHRQIIAFIFGAGLLWLSFVMSGSYVEHIETGLKKVPLYMHVPMQYGIPLIMAMIIVVKRKRSSKSME; this is encoded by the coding sequence ATGATGAGTAATCAGATAAGCGTGAGACAACTTTTCTGTATGGTGGTTCTGTTTGAATTGGGCAGCGCCATAGTTGTTGGTTTAGGTATGGATGCCGGGCAGGATGCATGGATCGCAATATTGCTGGGCATGTTCTCCGGACTTGCAGCCGTACATCTGTATGCTTACTTGCATGAGCGTTCGTCGGGGAAGGAATGGACAGATCATATTGTAAACGTGTTCGGTCCCTGGATCGGTACGGCAATAGCCCTGGGGTATATTATTTATTTTCTGTATATCGCGGGACGGGTGTTGCGAGATTTCGGGGCTTTGTTAATTAGTTCTTCCTTAAATCTTACGTCGCCGATCCCTGTGGCAATAGTGATGGGCTTCGTCGTGCTTTACGCCTACCTGAAAGGGATTGAATCGTTCGCGAGAAGCGGGGAAATGGTTATGGAGATTATGGTGCTCATTGGCATTTTTCTGGCTCTGTTGATTTCATTCTCGGATATTATAAGGCCGGAAAATACTCTACCCGTGTTGGGCGAAGGATGGAAGCCCGTTTTATCCACGGCTTATCCGCTTACCTCCACGTTCCCATTCGGTGAGTTAATCGCCTTCCTGATGATTTTTCCTAACGTCCGAACGTCAACCAAATCAGGAATCAGAACCGTGATGGTGAAAGCTGTGCTGGCCAGCGGGGCCATATTGACTGTGGTCATCTGGACGGATATTGCGGTTCTCGGAGCCAAACGTGCAAGCTTGGAGCATTTCCCCTTATTAACGGTTATCGGACGAATTAGTATCGGCAGCTTCATTCAAAGAATGGATGCATTCGCAATTTCCATTCTTATTCTCGGTGTGTTTTATAAAGTTACGGTGTTCTTTTATGCTTCCGTCCAAGGGTTTACGACCCTCATGAAGTTGAATCAGCCACAACATAGACAAATCATCGCGTTTATATTCGGGGCAGGATTACTATGGCTATCTTTCGTGATGAGCGGCAGCTACGTCGAGCATATTGAAACGGGTTTGAAGAAGGTTCCGCTTTATATGCATGTGCCGATGCAGTACGGAATACCGCTGATTATGGCTATGATTATTGTAGTCAAAAGAAAGCGCAGCTCCAAAAGCATGGAATAA
- a CDS encoding GerAB/ArcD/ProY family transporter, translating to MLLICLFIIGSSILYLPSLLTRYAGEAGWISGIVGTVGAMFSILLYVAIYRCMNGLSFEQYLNVTLGTWAGGMLNLLYIAFALILATLNINDMGTFITTQIETATPLVTILIVMTVLGTYAVRVGLEALGRSTEIFFPLICLILIFFTVFLLQDSEIDLIKPYMGFGLFGIAKASLMFMTFPYWEMVLFLVIAPHVSNQYRTIRKAMFHAVWIGGSCITVLTLLCIMCNGAMLTSVNTFPTYRLAQSIEAGGFFGRLEIMMAGIWFVTIFYKITICMYVALVMISRLSGTKDWKPLTWPLALVLVPLAYYVSPNSAFTGHVTTRIIPGTVVFMGFIIPLFLLLLTTIRGQLNRGLRE from the coding sequence ATGTTATTGATTTGTCTGTTTATCATCGGCAGCAGCATCCTCTACTTACCTAGCTTATTAACGAGATACGCCGGGGAAGCGGGATGGATTTCGGGAATCGTCGGGACCGTGGGAGCGATGTTTAGCATCTTGCTGTATGTGGCTATTTACCGCTGTATGAATGGATTGTCATTCGAACAGTATCTAAACGTTACACTTGGTACATGGGCAGGAGGCATGCTTAATTTACTATATATCGCATTTGCGCTCATCCTTGCTACACTGAACATTAATGATATGGGAACCTTCATCACGACGCAAATTGAAACAGCAACACCTTTAGTCACAATTCTAATCGTGATGACTGTGCTGGGCACATATGCGGTTAGGGTGGGATTGGAAGCGTTGGGGCGTTCAACGGAAATCTTCTTTCCGCTGATTTGCCTCATCTTGATTTTTTTTACCGTATTCCTGCTTCAAGATTCCGAGATTGATCTCATTAAACCTTATATGGGGTTTGGTTTGTTTGGAATTGCGAAAGCAAGTCTCATGTTCATGACTTTTCCTTACTGGGAAATGGTTCTGTTTCTTGTTATAGCTCCTCATGTTTCCAACCAATATCGCACAATTCGGAAAGCGATGTTTCACGCGGTCTGGATTGGTGGGAGCTGCATTACAGTGCTGACTCTGTTGTGCATTATGTGTAACGGGGCGATGCTGACCTCGGTAAATACATTTCCCACGTACAGGTTAGCGCAGTCGATTGAAGCAGGCGGTTTTTTTGGGAGGTTGGAAATAATGATGGCCGGCATCTGGTTTGTTACAATATTTTACAAAATAACGATATGTATGTATGTAGCCCTAGTCATGATCTCGCGATTATCAGGTACGAAAGACTGGAAACCTTTAACTTGGCCGCTGGCTTTAGTACTAGTACCTTTAGCTTATTATGTCTCGCCCAATAGCGCATTTACGGGACATGTGACCACGCGTATCATACCGGGTACAGTTGTATTCATGGGATTTATTATTCCGTTATTCTTGTTGCTCTTAACAACGATTAGAGGCCAGTTGAACAGGGGCTTGAGAGAATGA
- a CDS encoding metal ABC transporter solute-binding protein, Zn/Mn family, protein MFKLTLNPMRSRPVYMLIAAVLFIVVLSACGTSGAEKERQAAEGKVRIITSFFPLADFARNIGGERVYVSNLVPSGVEPHDWSPKSRDMENIAEGQLFLYNGAGFEGWVDDFLSTMPKDSKLITVEASKGISLISAEEEEHADEHAEEGNTHSDSAGNVNHNSEHEHDLSTDPHTWSSPASALIMGENIKNALVKADPAHQGEYEENWASYKEKLTSLHEQFKTKLAATVKKDIVVSHHAFGYLCRDYGLRQVSIMGLSPDAEPRGQDLLEIAKFVKEHKVKYIFFEELVSDQLARTLASEADADTLVLNPVEGLTEEQEQSGEDYISIMEVNLQNLLKALQ, encoded by the coding sequence ATGTTTAAGCTTACTCTGAATCCTATGCGTTCACGTCCTGTTTATATGTTGATTGCTGCTGTGCTTTTCATCGTTGTGCTTTCGGCGTGCGGTACTTCCGGCGCGGAGAAGGAGCGCCAAGCCGCGGAAGGAAAAGTTCGGATCATCACGTCATTCTTTCCATTGGCCGATTTCGCCCGTAATATAGGTGGGGAGCGGGTCTATGTATCCAATCTTGTGCCTTCCGGCGTTGAACCGCATGATTGGAGTCCGAAGAGTCGTGATATGGAGAACATTGCCGAAGGGCAGCTGTTTCTCTATAACGGTGCGGGCTTTGAAGGCTGGGTGGACGATTTCTTAAGTACGATGCCGAAAGACTCCAAGCTGATTACAGTAGAGGCAAGCAAAGGCATCTCGTTAATTTCCGCAGAGGAAGAGGAACACGCGGATGAACATGCAGAAGAAGGGAACACACACTCGGATTCTGCCGGAAACGTAAACCATAACAGTGAACACGAGCATGATCTATCCACGGATCCCCATACATGGAGCAGCCCCGCTTCAGCATTAATTATGGGTGAGAATATCAAGAATGCTTTGGTGAAAGCTGATCCAGCCCATCAAGGAGAGTATGAGGAGAATTGGGCGTCTTACAAAGAGAAGCTAACCTCGCTGCATGAGCAATTTAAGACTAAGCTTGCTGCAACGGTGAAGAAAGATATTGTCGTTTCCCATCATGCTTTCGGTTATTTGTGCCGGGATTACGGACTGCGTCAAGTGTCCATTATGGGGTTATCTCCGGATGCTGAACCCAGAGGTCAGGACTTGCTGGAAATTGCAAAGTTCGTTAAAGAACATAAAGTTAAATATATTTTCTTTGAAGAACTGGTGTCTGACCAGTTAGCCCGGACATTGGCAAGCGAGGCGGATGCGGACACCCTTGTGCTCAACCCTGTTGAAGGACTGACAGAGGAACAAGAGCAATCGGGTGAAGATTATATCTCCATTATGGAAGTCAATTTGCAAAATTTATTAAAGGCATTACAATAA
- the splB gene encoding spore photoproduct lyase, with the protein MVLEPTETKKKTPRSTGEFVPELAYFEPEALNYPKGERIFQWIKDKGIPYRMTTSHNRITNLPGETEVEQYKIAKRTLVVGVRKTLKFDTSKPSAEYAIPVATGCMGHCHYCYLQTTLGAKPYVRVYVNTDDILKQAKQYIEERKPEITRFEAACTSDPVGLEHISGSLKEYIEFMGQEEFGRLRFVTKYHHVEPLLDAKHNGHTRFRFSVNAAYVIKNFEPATSRFEERIEAAGKVAKAGYPLGFIVAPIIWHDGWEEGYTELFEKLASTLPEEATRDLTFELIQHRFTKTAKTVIEKRYPKSKLEMDEAKRQYKWGRWGQGKYVYPKDQAEALREFITERIFEKFPQAKLEYFT; encoded by the coding sequence TTGGTACTGGAACCGACGGAAACTAAGAAAAAGACACCAAGAAGTACAGGTGAATTCGTACCGGAGCTCGCTTATTTTGAACCGGAAGCGTTGAATTATCCGAAAGGCGAGCGAATTTTTCAATGGATCAAGGACAAGGGTATCCCTTATCGTATGACCACCTCGCATAACCGTATTACCAACTTGCCGGGGGAAACGGAAGTGGAGCAGTACAAGATTGCTAAACGCACCCTAGTTGTCGGAGTAAGAAAGACGTTAAAGTTCGATACCTCCAAGCCGTCCGCGGAGTACGCCATTCCGGTTGCGACCGGTTGTATGGGACATTGTCATTATTGTTATTTGCAAACGACATTGGGTGCCAAGCCCTATGTCCGCGTTTACGTAAACACGGATGATATTCTGAAGCAAGCCAAGCAATACATCGAAGAACGCAAACCGGAAATTACACGCTTTGAGGCGGCCTGTACTTCAGACCCGGTCGGTCTGGAGCACATTTCGGGATCACTTAAGGAATACATTGAATTCATGGGGCAAGAGGAGTTTGGGCGTCTTCGATTCGTGACCAAGTATCACCACGTAGAACCGCTGCTGGATGCGAAGCATAACGGTCATACCCGTTTTCGGTTCAGTGTGAACGCGGCCTATGTCATCAAAAATTTCGAGCCCGCGACCTCCCGCTTCGAGGAACGGATTGAAGCCGCGGGTAAAGTCGCCAAAGCCGGATATCCACTCGGATTTATCGTAGCGCCCATCATATGGCATGACGGATGGGAAGAAGGGTATACGGAATTGTTCGAAAAGCTCGCGTCCACGTTGCCGGAAGAAGCTACAAGGGATTTAACCTTTGAGTTAATTCAGCATCGGTTTACAAAGACCGCCAAGACGGTCATTGAGAAGCGTTACCCCAAATCCAAGCTGGAGATGGATGAAGCCAAACGCCAATACAAATGGGGTCGTTGGGGTCAAGGGAAATATGTTTATCCGAAGGACCAGGCTGAAGCGTTACGTGAATTTATAACGGAGCGGATCTTCGAAAAATTTCCCCAAGCCAAACTGGAATATTTCACATAG
- a CDS encoding cytochrome c biogenesis CcdA family protein, translating to MDINIWIAFWAGLASFISPCCLPLYPSYLSYITGISVTTLKSSEGRKRDVRIRTMTHTLFFILGFSMIFYSLGFGAGLISDVFADSGYRDLFKKIAAILIFLMGLFLLGIFKPEFLMKERKVQMGFRKAGYFGSFLLGIGFAAGWSPCIGPILGSIMALAATEPGAWFPLITAYTLGFAVPFFVLAFFIGTTKWILRYSNALMKVGGVVMLIVGVLLYTDQMTVITRELNAITPEWLKF from the coding sequence ATGGATATAAATATCTGGATTGCTTTTTGGGCGGGTTTGGCTTCCTTTATTTCGCCATGCTGTCTGCCCTTATATCCTTCTTACCTGTCTTATATTACAGGCATATCGGTTACTACTTTAAAGTCATCGGAAGGACGTAAACGGGATGTGCGCATTCGAACGATGACGCATACCTTATTTTTTATTTTGGGATTTTCGATGATTTTTTATAGCTTGGGGTTTGGTGCGGGACTGATTTCGGATGTGTTCGCGGATTCGGGATATCGTGATTTGTTCAAAAAGATCGCAGCCATTCTTATTTTTCTGATGGGCTTGTTCTTATTAGGTATTTTTAAGCCGGAATTTTTAATGAAAGAACGCAAAGTCCAGATGGGCTTTCGCAAAGCAGGTTATTTTGGATCATTCTTGCTGGGCATCGGCTTTGCAGCCGGTTGGTCCCCTTGTATCGGTCCTATTCTGGGCTCCATTATGGCCTTGGCTGCGACTGAGCCGGGCGCGTGGTTTCCGTTGATTACGGCTTATACGTTGGGCTTTGCGGTACCATTCTTCGTCTTAGCTTTCTTTATCGGTACAACCAAGTGGATTTTGCGCTATTCCAATGCCTTGATGAAGGTTGGCGGTGTTGTGATGTTGATTGTCGGTGTTCTGTTGTATACGGATCAAATGACAGTAATTACGCGGGAATTGAATGCGATTACGCCGGAATGGTTAAAATTTTAG